Proteins from one Sabethes cyaneus chromosome 2, idSabCyanKW18_F2, whole genome shotgun sequence genomic window:
- the LOC128735687 gene encoding uncharacterized protein LOC128735687 has protein sequence MAGVSLMYTHIGQLTDGSNIYFDSRRDRGFPEPELPAVDSRSDGSTVSSAVDDATVEPSMGTIMQAAPVDSGEGIFIYIIPAVLHLGGYVIAVYIYRFADNEHLQCLIERKANANMGEPGTHLLLRLAPMEEQLALAIKNSFSPSLSSFRHYPLIFLQVFILSSAPRRLVATLWVYFALGMLWLAGATAYTCLLVEEQSEAIIRLKWMGDLNPTERDYISGFLCVTMFFHDLVQTVIIISYSITCYLLRYYLQGLKEKLLLHTIEPLNWMREICEFRKLLHHLNRKISVPVCCLTLLNLSYAFSSVVHVFRDINACPVKIISFTTANLLLWILISLTPFIQAASLTVSCRRTQTCGHLISIRPFVHRNTSSEDLNTVLLYASSLQISAELFRIPISAHYLCFFVFVCAVGILTFGMCLTWGNV, from the exons ATGGCCGGTGTTTCACTAATGTATACGCATATTGGACAACTCACTGATGGcagtaatatttattttgattccAGGCGCGACCGCGGTTTCCCCGAGCCGGAACTTCCTGCCGTTGATTCTCGATCCGATGGCAGTACGGTTTCATCAGCGGTCGACGATGCCACAGTTGAACCCAGCATGGGCACCATTATGCAAGCGGCACCGGTCGACAGTGGAGAAGGGATATTCATTTACATTATCCCGGCCGTGCTGCATCTCGGTGGCTATGTAATCGCAGTTTACATTTACCGCTTCGCCGATAAtgaacatttacaatgtttAATTGAAAGG AAAGCCAACGCGAATATGGGTGAGCCGGGAACACATCTGCTTCTTCGATTGGCTCCAATGGAAGAGCAGCTGGCATTGGCCATTAAAAATTCATTCTCGCCGTCATTGTCATCGTTTCGTCACTATCCACTAATCTTCTTACAGGTTTTCATCCTGAGCAGTGCTCCCCGCCGGCTGGTGGCAACTTTGTGGGTCTACTTTGCACTCGGCATGCTGTGGCTAGCCGGTGCTACTGCGTATACCTGCCTGTTGGTAGAGGAACAATCCGAAGCCATCATCCGTCTGAAATGGATGGGAGATCTCAATCCAACCGAGCGCGATTACATTAGTGGTTTTCTCTGCGTAACGATGTTTTTCCACGACTTGGTCCAAACGGTCATCATCATCAGCTACAGTATTACGTGCTACCTTCTCCGTTATTATCTACAGGGCCTGAAGGAAAAATTGCTTCTGCATACCATCGAACCCCTCAACTGGATGCGG GAAATTTGCGAATTTCGCAAATTACTACATCACCTAAACAGGAAAATATCAGTTCCTGTGTGCTGCCTGACGCTGCTAAACCTGAGCTACGCCTTCTCCAGTGTCGTACACGTGTTTCGTGATATAAACGCCTGCCCGGTAAAAATTATCAGCTTCACCACAGCAAATCTGTTGCTGTGGATCCTCATCTCGTTGACGCCATTTATTCAG GCAGCATCACTCACGGTTTCCTGCCGCCGGACCCAAACCTGCGGACATCTGATTAGCATTCGTCCGTTCGTACATCGAAATACCTCGTCGGAAGATCTGAATACCGTCCTGCTGTACGCCTCCTCACTGCAAATATCGGCCGAGTTGTTTCGAATACCGATCAGTGCTCACTATTTATGCTTTTTCGTGTTTGTTTGTGCCGTTGGCATCCTTACGTTCGGGATGTGTCTCACTTGGGGGAACGTTTGA